TCAACAATGAATGGATAGAAacccacacacacatacaatatCCCATGTAGATTGTACGAGACATATTCACGTAAGAAACAAAACATCGTTTCAAGCTATTCCGTATCAAACGAAAAACTTTATGAATGGTGTAAAGTTGTTAGtgaatttatgtatttttggggccctaaaatgttttgaatggTTTTAATGGTTACATTATCGCAATTTTCTTCATCTCATATCCACGCCAAGCAAAGACATTCGGTGTGTTATGTATGTGTATACCGTCGCTGGTTATATATACGACATTACACGAtataaattctgtgaaaagtttttgttcaACAATTCCTTTTATATATCATGTTAATCCCTCGGGAAAAgagaatatttataaaatgtttaattgattgtgaatgacactttattatttatgtgGAACGTTTCTTACCACTTTTTCTATTGTTCGGGAATGAAATAGTAATAGGAATGGAAGCGACACTTTTGTGCCTACCCTCTTTCACTTACACTTGCGATGTATATACCGCAAAATCCCTATAGGGTAtaacataaatattaaatttcatcatttgcGTAAAGGTGTGGTGTAATGCTCCAAAAATACAAAGAAGAACATAGACATGGTGTTCTAACACGTTTGGGAGTATAACATTTCCAGATAAAAAGCTCTTAAAAACCGGCTACTCAGGCTGGAGAACATAAATGCACTCGAgtattatatttttgatgttcAGTGGATGTGTATGGGAGGTAAAAAAAAGTCACAAGGAAAAGGAACGGATCCAAATGATAAATTGGTTTCACTTACCGTCATATAAGCACTTTGGGCACGCGGTGGCTGAACATCGTTGGTCCCACGTTCCCtgaaagatattaacaaaatgaGCAATTAGGTTAAAGTCTCaacattaaatgttttttttaaaataatttcgtttgcgttctttcaaaattataaatgttTTCGCGTTGTGGATTATAATCCATTTTATTAACATCAATCAAATCCGTCATCCCATCATCGTTCATCATTAGAGAAATTCCTCCTATATGGAAAAAAGATTTGGAACACGCAGACTGCAGACAGTATATATCCATGGTAGGTGTAGACGATTTATAtggaattttttcttcttccttttttttggtgatttaTATTAAATGTACCTGTCGAGTACGATGACACTTTTATGAGATTTTGAAAAGTTTGGATTTAAGTTGATAGGGTGGAAGTTAATCACTTTTGATTTTGGTATCGTGATGTAACAGAAGATTTggctaaaagttttttaatttaattttgaaaagcaAATCGTTGAGAGGACTTCAtcgttttcatttgttttggtGGGTGATGTGTTGATCACCAATCAAGAATAATTGCCAAAATATTTGTGCTTGAACTCTCGAAAATTAGaaagtaaaatagaaattgactGAGAAATACCGgattttcagcaaatttatttctttagaTTGAGCTATTGCATTGACCATAATTAGTAaacaaactttaaaaaaagtgaGTTCAAGCATTGCAATTAGGAATGGCTGGTCTGACTCCAGTGGGAGCAATATATACTGTTACAATTTCAGCTGCAATATCCTCGCAAAACAATAGACTAACATTGGCTTGTTCGGTATATGCTTCTAATGTAAGTTGAAGCACGGGGTTTTGGTAGTTAATCGACAGGGTGATACGATTTCAAAGACATTTTATGCTACACCCTAATTTAACCACagtttcgataaaaaaaacattcccTGAATATGTGATCACGTGACAATGAGAGTTGACGATTCTATGTTTCTTCATGTCTAATGACCAATGCTCTCACGGTTAGCTTCGATGCTAGAGAGAACTATGGCCTGTTTTGTGTGAATACAAATGAGCAGTATTCGCAACCAAACTTAAAACGTCATTGCCCTtaattttcctcaaaattaaatttttattcaatttttcacatGAAAGATTTTCCCTTCGTTCAATTAGATACCAAATATTCATCTGTTCATATGGTCAGCATTCTTCATTCGAATAAAACCTTTTTCTAATAAGCCGATTTAAATACCTACCGTTTTTAGCATCGCTACATTTCATTTTGCTACGAATTTTATCTTTACCCTTCCCTAAAGAACAACTCTGACTGGAAGAAATTCTATGAAAGGAAAATAATATTCCATTCTACACAGTTTGAAGAATGTAAAGTTATGCGAATTCTTCGAAACAAGATTGTGTGTTTTCATGACAGGGTATTTATATCTCTACGACATTATGTGGCTTTAAGGTTACACCAGAACTGCATTCAGTGCGGTTAGAAAGGGTATTAGTGTCTCATTGTAAAAGCATGGCAATTAGAAATAATTTATGGTTCTTGTATAGTCGTAGTTTTAAAGTATTTGGTAAAGTTTCAGCGTGCACAGTACAATGCTGAATATTGTGACGGAAGAACAAATAATGAATTCGCTTTAATTGTACTCTCCCATCCCTTTCTCTAACATTCAGATATTTATCAGGCAAAGTGCAATCAAACGGTCACAATGGTATCCAGTGAGTGCCCTAACATAACAATGAAATaactgaaattttgaaaaacattccGATCTttatccgaaaaaaaaaccatttcaattaaactttcgaacaatttttcttcgctGTCTACTGAGGGCTGCAATTTTAGATATGgaaaataactgaaaattgTCGTTCAAATACTCTCTGTACAATATGgacaaaatgttgaatataacaaagtaggaaaattaatcattttcccttttttcgTTCGCCAATTTAATGTTCGTATACAATTCCCGTCCGGTGGAAATGATgtggatttttaaaaaaaggagaaattttCATTGCGTATcttgaattgaaagaaatttttatttagatcAAAAAGACATTTCGGAAGAAGCAGGTTCTCGATAGAACGAAACGATGACTTGAAgacttaaataaattaaataaaatatcagTCGGGTATTTATCACTGGTTACATCTGCTgttaatactaaaaaaaagaaatttgtaatttgGATGAAGCGAAAGATGCACGACGAAACGTTGCAAGATTAAATAATCTCCACAAATAGAACTATGACAAATTGTACTTTTCGGAAATATTCCataaaaaatatcgatttttttcattcgtaaaCGGCAAGCGTGTGTACACATCTGATATTTCGcacaaaaaatatcaaatatttctttcataGCACCACtcttttaagagtgatatcgccaaaacttgaaccaatttgaaaacaatggttcggcgatccaggcaagctatagctcgtttgaatcgtctttcaattctaagaaatagggatcttttagtttttctgttagtttcccattttcggcgtgaacacgtgaaaagtcatagcatgtcaaggggtggtgaaaacagGTTTTTTGTGTTAGCTCAAGATAgacatgtttctaaaagttgaaaacttgtaggaatataggtctttggcagaccttcataaagagtataatcatcggtatgggCTGCCACCCGTTCTAtacttatgactcaaaatatggtcaatgtttggacagtcctactggcttgcaacagaatttatctgcggaactgactatagggtgttgtagctggacttaccctctttcattcgacgtataaaaaaccccagataaattctgttgcaagccataaagttagttgaagtaaaatgtcgctccaggaggcccatatttttcagtgttttcaacttgtttttggtcttcaaatAGGCTGGAgcgattgaaatgaaataaactaaatcaaaattacatgttcagctcaAAATTGTCCTGAACCGAGCGATCGTtggtcttgaaaatgttgctttcctcctacttcgtagtaggtggaaaacctcatttctttgacttcacaaaatgaacagaaactcaattgtTTGCTACGAATATAGGTTTCTTGCTAAGCAGAGATGCGCAGCGTTCTTCtacagtcaataaatggtcacTCAAGATGTAGTTTGTGCTTCACTAGAGGTCACACAATATGGAAATGTGTGTATAATCaagttttttatatgtaaatggACGGTGCGCATCTCTGCTTAGCAAGAAACCTATATTCGTAGAAAacaattgagtttctgttcattttgtgaagtcaaagaaatgaggttttccacctactacgaagtaggaggaaagcaacaGTTTCAAGACCAACGATCGCTCGGTTCAGGACAATTTtgagctgaacatgtaattttgatttagtttatttcatttcaatcgcTCCAGCTTGTTagaagaccaaaaacaagttgaaaacactgaaaaatatgggtctcctGGAGCAACATTTTACCTCGACTAACtttatggcttgcaacagaatttatctggggttttttatacgtggaatgaaagagggtaagtccagctacaacaccctatagtcagttccgcggataaattctgttgcaagccagtaggactgtccaaacattgaccatattttgagtcataagtctagaacgggtggcggcccataccgatgattatactctttatgaaggtctgccaaaggcctatattcctacaagttttcaacttttagaaacatgtctatcttgagctatcacaaaaaaactgttttcaccaccccttgacatgctatgacttttcacgtgttcactccgaaaatgggaaactaacagaaatactaaaagatccctatttcttagaattgaaagacgattcaaacgagctatagcttgcctggatcgccgaaccattgtatttattttcaccaaaattagTTCAacttttggcgatatcactcttaacttTAAATcgcattttctcatttttttttttattttatttatgctcatgctcaaataaaatgtgaagaaaacacACACAGCGTATAGATGGAATTTTTCGAATCCATATCCTCTGGGATGAACAAAACAGGAATAAAGGATCAAAGACAATTTCAATGTGGCTTTATGGAACGTACATAAAATAAGGAGGGATATCCAGTGTCTTTTGATTATGCATAAATAATATACATACAGGGAGAGATAGAGGTACGCATAGACCGACCGTGTGTATGTGAAATGTACGTTATCCCACTGAATGTGCAAGGATATTATTTTCAAGTCAATATTGACAACAGAAaaggaaattggaaaatacTTTCCGCATCAGTGGAATCTGGAATAGTAAGCGGAAGTGAGTGCATTTTGAGAAGACTTCAGTCGGAAAATTGACCGACAcattgttaaaacattttcatggtAAAATCTGAGCAttgtttcagttttaaagtttAAGTTGAAGAGGTTATTTACACTCGCAACGAACAATTTCGAATCAAACTAACCGAAACACTTCAAAATTATCACTCATAATTTCTTGCTCCAACCACCAAAAATTCAAGGTTAATGAATGCTGTAATGGAAATGACATAATGCTACCGAACACAATACTGAAGaactaattgaattttcttgcaAAATTCACTGGATTTAATCGGTGCTACAGTACAAATCATATTGGTTTGTTATGGAAATGGATGACATCCATTGGATGTTGCAATGGCAAATcgacgaaaatttaaaattatttttttttcttggaatattttttccattgCAATCGCTTTTGCTCGAAGACATACAGAAAAAAGCGTATGATGTTCGTTGAAGGGAAAGAAACATCAAATGTTACAGATTCGATTTGACGATGTTGGTATATCGCGACGCTCATTGAAGGCAGTAATGAGGTATGATGGCTCGTATTTTTATGATGTTTTAAATCGTAACAGAGTTGGTTTTAAGTTCGGATGCATTTCGTGAAAATATGGTATATTGAGTGTTGAGGAAGAGATTCGCTTGTTACGAGATCTCTGAGTTCTGCAATAGAGATGAGCTGGTTATCCAAAATCTTGGTGAAAAATCTTGATCCACACGAACCTGCGGACTTTAGGttcttaaaaatgtatttcggGGTGGGTTCGAGTCGTGTCTCGATTTCCTCGGGTTTCAGGTAATCGGGTTTTTAAAATTGACCTCTGTTTGAGTCGACcgttcacaaattttttataaatcagtTAACCCCAGCAGAGATTGTAGACTGatgatttaattgaaatacagtcggcgactttcaaaaaagtgacgcattttgtttcagctgtttttcatctgatccactcatacaaacaaatttgttaTGCTCGTTTATGCGGGTGAACAATGTACACGCATGCTTCCTTTAAACCGTTTAAAGACGAAAAATCTTAATTgttgctgaaaaacagctgaaacgtTTGTGTCACTTATTTtaaagtcgccgactgtacttaatttccaataaattaagtctgaaataaaaattgggaaTTTTTTCGTGACAATGTGTGACTTTGAACGTTTCAGTGGCTCTTCATTATTCAGCTTTTCAGCAAAGAAAAAACTAaccagacaaaaaaaaacctcaagGCTTTACCATCCAAACCCAAccgtaattttcaattaaattgccaCAATATGTGATGTTCACACATAATGATTTTGAAGAATAACACACAAGCGCtgacattattttataatcCAACATCATCAGAATaattggaaattgaaattttataaaagtgAAATCAGTCTGAAGATTTTTTCTATTAACAAATGTTAAGTCGAACAGAAAACAAGCACGGAATGATTTCATTCGTTTGTTAGCGATattttttacaacatttttacaaaatcaaaGACGAATATTGTGTTGGATTACAGACAGTTCGGTCGAAATGGCTCTTAAAAGTTTAGTGTTTGTGGTCTTGTGTGTGACGGTAAATAACAATGTTGTGAACGCAATAACAAGGGCGAATCCGACAAGTGCAGCCCTTACGGTGAATAATGAAATATCCCCGGTTACTATACAACCGAATAAAGACCTTAAAAGTGGTGAATCGAGATTATTTAACGATCCATTACCAGAGTATTACAAGTAAGACGATTGCTGATATAGTGATAAAATAGACTAGTTCCTCCACTTATTCAGCTTCAAATCAGaggaaaaacaaacaaaggcTGTTACTTACACATCAGTAAACCATATATCATAAACACCTATGCAACCCCTTAAACAAAACACACTTTTTTTGTATACCTACCAAATGTAACAAAGGACAACAATTTGTGCCAAAAATCACCCctaaaaataatcaatttatgATGTTATTATTTCCTCATACCATTCGGACATGGGCAGCAGTGCTACATATCATGCTGTATATAACACAATATGTGTCCAAGCCagagattctttttttttccatccCGACAAAAACCGCCCACCCACCAAATGCAcccaaacagaaaataaaaacaccatAAATACATTGCCCCTGCACACACCCATGGAAAACAtgttacacacacacacacaaaatatacGCCACCGGATGGCCGACGTCgataaatatagaaaataataaattgtgaaaattccAGAGGACCAATGAGTAGTGCTGAATTGGATAGAGATAGGAACCGAGACAGGTATGGATTAAATCGACCTGATCCCGTTGAACATCGTGACGGTGGTGGATTTGTAACTACATATGGATCGGCAACGTATGGAAATAATCGATATACGCCAGCAACAGGATACGGGAACAGAGATAGAATTAGCGTTGGTATGTTTGCCGTCTATGGAACTCGTGAatgtttttgatattttagtgaaaatatgtgaaaaattcagaatatGGTCGAGTTCATTCTCCATTCTGTAACAGAGTGTCATattatgcaaaatatttaaaatacaaatggGATGATGAGATACAAAAGGCGAAAAAGCGAAACAGGaaactgaatgaaaataaatcattttttcacaGGACACTACGGCAATAGCGGCAGCAATTACTATAGTGGATCAAGCGGATATGGCTACGATAATCCAAGGGGATCGTACGGACCGCCACAAGTTGTAGATTATCCACGTTATGGCTATGGCAGTGGGTACGGCAGTGGATACGATATTCATGAAAACGCAAATGGATTAGATTGGGGTACAAGCGGTGGATACGGCGACGGAGTGTACGGAGTTGGAGGATACGATGGCATTAATATCGGCGGAAAGGTGAGTAACATTTGTCTTTCATTCGTATGCATACGAGACTGAAAAGGATATTTGGTATTTTCAGCATATATCCAAAGCACATTTGATGCCATTGGCTGGAGCTGCACTGCTAGGAATTGCAGCGATTTTAGTCGCCAATCCGATGTTATTACAACTCGGTGTTGTATCCGGTAAGCGGAAGAGACGTGATGTTAACGAtgagaagaaaaattattcgcaGCAATTAGCCTACAGTGGACATGATAGACGATGAAGGAATGATTTGCTAGTTTGACGGGAATGTAACCGCagtcaatatttatttagtaataaaaacagaaacagaaaatcgaaacaaaaaatcgttttgacCAAGAAATTATGTAATAAATCACGTACCTGATAACGACACCATCATCATCGGCAGTTAAATTGTTGTCgcttttattattattccacATTTGAATATAACAATTCCTGATAACGGAACACGATAAACACAACTCATAAAACGCGTCGAATATTTCGATTCGGTATTTGATATCACAAaactggaaaatattttcacaaaattcacTCGATAAGCTTGACGTGTTCTTTCGGTAACATTAAATGAACAGTGTCAATATTGCCGGCATACAAAACACATAAACAATTAAGCGTTAAGCTGTtacctcgatttttgtaaaatttagttagaaaacattttctgtaaaaaaagaGTTATTTTCACCAATTAAATTTCTCGCCAT
This DNA window, taken from Bradysia coprophila strain Holo2 unplaced genomic scaffold, BU_Bcop_v1 contig_151, whole genome shotgun sequence, encodes the following:
- the LOC119074660 gene encoding uncharacterized protein LOC119074660, with the translated sequence MALKSLVFVVLCVTVNNNVVNAITRANPTSAALTVNNEISPVTIQPNKDLKSGESRLFNDPLPEYYKGPMSSAELDRDRNRDRYGLNRPDPVEHRDGGGFVTTYGSATYGNNRYTPATGYGNRDRISVGHYGNSGSNYYSGSSGYGYDNPRGSYGPPQVVDYPRYGYGSGYGSGYDIHENANGLDWGTSGGYGDGVYGVGGYDGINIGGKHISKAHLMPLAGAALLGIAAILVANPMLLQLGVVSGKRKRRDVNDEKKNYSQQLAYSGHDRR